The genomic DNA GGCGATGTGCATCGAGCCGCCCTTGCCGCCGCAGTAGCCGGTGGTGCGGCCGTAAAGCTCGGCCATCATCTTGTCCAGGCGCGCGCCCTTGGCGATGCAGTGGCCGTGGCCGCGGTGGGTGCTGGTGATGAAGTCGCCCTCGTTCAGCGCGGCGCAGACGCCGGTGGCCGTGGCTTCCTCACCGATGTAGAAGTGCAGCGCGCCGCGCATCTTGGCCGCGCGGTAGGCGACCTCGGCGGCTTCCTCGAAGCGACGGATGCGGCGCATGGTGCGATACATCCACAACAGGCGCTCTTGACTGAGGCCGGCTAGCGAACCGTTGGACGAAGCGATGAGGGCGTCCTCGGATGATTGAGCGGGTGAATGCGCCCGCTGCCGAAGGCGCCGCAGTATATCACCGGCCATCCGCGCGGCGGCCCGCCGTTGCATCCCGGAAAGATTGACGCCCCGGACCCTGCTCGGTCCGCGGCGGCGCCCTAAATCGCCGCGAGGTGTTGCCGTGCGGCGGACGTTGAATCGGCTAGACGAGGCTCGCGACGTAGTCGCCCGCTTCGGACGTCGACATACCCATCCGGCCGGCGCTCATGGACTCGAAGCGCCCGCTCTCCAGCGCCTCGACGACGGCGGACTCGACGCGCTGGGCGGCCGCATGCTCGCCGATGTCGTCGAGCAGCATCTGCATCGCGTTGATCGCCGCCAGCGGGTTGATGACGCCCTGCCCTGTGTACTTGGGCGCGGAGCCGCCGATTGGCTCGAACATGGAGACGCCTTCGGGGTTGACGTTGCCGCCGGCGGCGATGCCCATGCCGCCCTGAATCATTGCGCCGAGGTCCGTGATGATGTCGCCGAACAGATTCTCGGTGACCACGACGTCGAACCACTCGGGGTTCTTGACCATCCACATGGTGGCGGCGTCGACGTGCGCGTAGTCGCGGGTGATGTCCGGGAAGTCGGCGTCGCCGATCTCGTTGAAGGCGCGCCACCACGTGCCGTGCACGTAGGTCAGCACGTTGGTCTTCGCCACCAGGTGCAGCTGGTTGGTTCGCGCGCGGGCGCGGGTGAGTTCGAAGGCGTAGCGGACGCAGCGCGACGCGCCGTGATAGGTGGTGCAATGAATCTGCGTGGAAACCTCGTTGGGCGTGCCGGCGTACTGCACGCCGCCCATGCCGGTGTAAATGCCCTCGGTGTTCTCACGCACGATGATGAAGTCGATGTCCTCGGGGCCCTTGCCCGCCAGCGGCGTTTCCACGTTGGGGTAGAGCTTCACCGGGCGCAGGTTGATGTATTGGTCGAGCTCGAACCGAATCCGCAGCAGGATGTTCTTCTCGAGAATGCCGGGCAGCACGTCCGGATGGCCGATGGCCCCGAGGAAGATGGCGTCGAATTGGCGCAGGTCGTCGATGGCGCCGTCCGGCAAGGTTTCGCCGGTGCGCAGATAGCGCTCGCCGCCGAAATCGAGGGTGGTGGTGTCGTAGGTGAAGCCGCCAACCTGGGCGGCGGCCTCGAGCACCTTCAGCGCCTCGGCGGTGACCTCCGGTCCAGTGCCGTCACCCGGAATCAGTGCGATGTTGTGCATGCAAGCCAGTCCCCGTTCGCCCGCACGGACGGGCGCGCGCCTAGGATACTCGGCGCCGGTCGGTCGCCTAGACCGCTGCCCAGTACTCGGGCGCCACGGTCAAACGCAGCTCTTGCACGTCGGCGTGGGCCACGCGGCGGCGTACGTCGTCCATGATCTGGGGCAGGTACATGGCCACGATCTGGGCGGACGCGTTCGATCGGCAGGCCAGAATCGCGGTCGTCCCCACGTAGCCGGCCGGCTGGCAGCGAGCGGCCGCGTCGTCGCCCAAGACCGCCTGCAGGGCGCCTTCGATCGCTTCGGTGGTGTCGAGCCGACGGCGGCCGTAGCGCATGTCGGAGCGCTCGCCGAGCTCGGCCAGCAGATCGGCGAGCGGCCGGGCCTGGCCCGATCTACGCCGGGCCATGCGTGGCCCGAATGCAGCCGCGTTCGACCACCAGATGTGCCGCGCGGTCGAGCAGCGCCGCGTCCAGCCCGGCCGGATCGGCAGTGGTGACGATGGTCTGCGCCGACGGTGTCAGGCGTTCCAGCAGCAGACGCCGGTGGTGCGGGTCCAGCTCAGCGGCCACGTCGTCGAGCAGCAGCACCGGGCGTTCACCGGTTCGTCGCTGGGCAAGCTCGAATTGGGCCAACTTGAGTGCCACCCCCGCCAAGCGTAGCTGGCCGCGCGAGCCGAAACTGGCCAGCAGGTGCGTGCCGAGGTGGAGCGCGAGGTCGTCGCGATGCGGCCCCAGGCTGGTCACCCCGCGCTCGACGTCGCCGGTTCGCGCCTGACGCAGGGCCTCCACGTGCTCCGAGGGATCCGCGGCCGTCGCCGTGGCGGCGTAGCTGACGGCAAGGGATGGATCGTCGGTGATCTGCGCATACTCCGCCGCGAGCAGCGGTTGCATGGCCTTCACGAAGTCCTCCCGCCGCCGAACGACCTGTACCGCGAGCGGGGCGAGGCGCGCGTCCCAGAAGTCCAGCTCCGGCGGCCGTCCGTGCCCGGCGCGGATACGGCGGAGCAACGCGTTTCGCCGCGTGAGCACCACTTCGTAGTCGGCGAGCGTCGATACGTAGTCGCGATCGAGTTGCGCCAGCGCCATGTCCAGCCACCGCCGCCGCTCCCGCGGCGGTCCGGTGAGCAGCGTCAAGTCCGCCGGCGCAAAGCTGACGGCCTGCAGGCGGCCCGGCAGATCGGCCAGGCGTCGAGCGGCCCCGCCGATGCGCACCCGGCGTCGCACGCCGCCGCCGGCGCTCGTTCGAGCGACCACGAGCTCCAAGCGCTCCTCCCCGGACGCCCCCTGGACCTGCGCCCGGATGCGCGCGAAATGCGCCTCGTCCGGCGCATCGACGTTGATCCAGGCGGCCTCGGGCCCACCGCGCATGCTGCGGCCGGTCGCCAGGATGTGCACCGCGTCCAGCAGATTGCTCTTGCCCTGGGCATTGCCCCCTTGAACCACGAGCGGGCCGACCGGCAACTCGAGATCAAGCCGCGCGTAGTTGCGAAAGTTGAGCAGATTCAGCGTGACGACATGCATGAGACGGGGGAGCGGCAACCTACGCCGTGGAGCATCGGATGGGCGATTGTCCACCCTTGACGCAAATCAGATCGGGGACTCGACCCCCTCGATGGCGGCCGCCTGGCGGATGGCGCGGCGCGTCACCGCCAGCGACCCCCACGCATCCGCGGCCACGCGGCGCAGCTCGAATCGGCGGTCCAGCGAATGCACCATGCCGGCCACGGTCGTGACCGCCGCGCGATAGCCGGAATCGCGCACGAGCTGGATCACGTCGTCGTCGTAGAGTCCATTCGGATAGGCGAAGTAGTCGACGCCGTCGACGTCCCGCTCGAGATCGGCCCGCGACAGCACCACCTCCGCCTGCGCCGCGCCCAGGTTTTGCCTGATGAGAGACGGCAACCGGGCGTGGTTGAGCGTGTGCGAGCCCACGGTCATGCCGGCGGCGCGCACCTCGCGCATCTGGTCGATGGTCATGTGGCCTTGCCCATGGCGGTCGAATCCCGGCAGGACGAAGAACGTGGCGGGAACGCGCAGCTCGATCAGGACGGGCAGCGCGTCGTGGTATTGACCCACCCACCCGTCGTCGAAGGTCAGGGCGAACGCGCGCGGCGGCAGCGAGGCCCAACCCTCGATGGCCGCTACCAGGTGGTCGAAGGAGATCGGCTCCAGTCCCTCATTGAGCAGGGCGGTGAGGTGCTCTCGGAAGGCGTCCGCGCCGCGCGTGTGGTGATAGGTGAGCACGGGCGCGACCACCGGCTCGGGCGCTGGAATGACCGGTCGGTCAATGGGCGACGGTCCGCCTTCGCCACGGGCGCGCTCGTCGACGGTGAGTCCAACGAATAGCTCGCCAAGATTGCCGCGCACCGGTCGCCGGGTTCCGGGCGACACCGGCATGAGGCGCACGATCTCGCGCTGAAACAGCCGGGTCGGCGCGCCGCGCCAGGTGATCGGCGCGCCCACGCTGGCGCCGGCGCCGGCGCGGAGTTCAGGCGTCTCCAGCGCGGCCTCGAAGACTCCCAATGACTCGGGCGCGGCCTCCGCGCCGGCCAGCGCGCGGGCCATGTGTTCGCCGAGGTTCGTGCGCCGCGGCACGCCCACGGGCCATGGCCTCGACCGCCCAGGCGATTCCAGGCGGCCGTGGGTGAAATATTGGAGAAGACTGTCGTCGAGAAACACACCCGGCGTCAGGGGATAGCCGAGCTCGCGGGCGGCGCCGGCGCTCCGATAGGCGTGCAAGAAGGCCGCCTCGACGGGAATGCCGCTCAGTCCGCGCCAGCGCTCGACGTGGGCTTGGGCGTCGTCGCGATCGTCGGTCACGAGTCAGCCTGCGAGGCCGCGAGCGAGCACGGCGGCAGCGCCGCTGGGCGTGCGCCTAGCTCGGCAGCGCGCCACTCTGCGCGGCGACCTGCGCGCGGTAGTCGTCAGCCATGTTCGTGGCGTCGGTCACCGCGGGGTCGGGCTCGAATTGGCCGCGCGCGGCCGCGACGACCGCGCGCAAGTTGGCGTCGGGCACCTGGGGCGGCACGGCGCACTCGGGCGCGATGATGTCAACCCCGGCGGCCAGCAGGTCTTCGATCTCCACCGCCACATCTTCGGGACGGCCCGTCAGCAGGGTGATGAAGTTGCTGGCATTGCCCACCAGCTTGTATTCGCCGACGGTCTTCTTGGCTTCGTGGGGATTGTTCTCGGTGGCGAAGTGGAAGGCCTCGAACCCAGCCTCGGTGATGTAGGGCATGCGGTCAATCGTCTTGCCGCAGCAGTGGAGAATCACCGGCCCCTCGATCAAGGGCGTGATCTTCTGGTGCACCGGCAGCAGGTAGTCGCGGTAGGTCTCGGCGCGCACCAGGTCGCCGGTGGAGTGGTCGGCGAGCGTGATCACGTCGGCGCCGGCTTCGAGCTGGGCGTTGGCGAACATCACCGACACATGCCGCAGCCGGTCGAGCACCTGGTGCACGTAGTCGGGGTCGAGGATCACGTTGATGAGGAATTCCTGCGGCCCGAACATGTGATAGGCCAGCGTCCACGGGCCCATGACCTTGCCCACGATGCCGGCGTCGGGGTGGTCGGCGCGCAGAATCTTGATCGCGTCGATGATGGCGCG from Chloroflexota bacterium includes the following:
- a CDS encoding 3-isopropylmalate dehydrogenase, with product MHNIALIPGDGTGPEVTAEALKVLEAAAQVGGFTYDTTTLDFGGERYLRTGETLPDGAIDDLRQFDAIFLGAIGHPDVLPGILEKNILLRIRFELDQYINLRPVKLYPNVETPLAGKGPEDIDFIIVRENTEGIYTGMGGVQYAGTPNEVSTQIHCTTYHGASRCVRYAFELTRARARTNQLHLVAKTNVLTYVHGTWWRAFNEIGDADFPDITRDYAHVDAATMWMVKNPEWFDVVVTENLFGDIITDLGAMIQGGMGIAAGGNVNPEGVSMFEPIGGSAPKYTGQGVINPLAAINAMQMLLDDIGEHAAAQRVESAVVEALESGRFESMSAGRMGMSTSEAGDYVASLV
- a CDS encoding DciA family protein, with product MARRRSGQARPLADLLAELGERSDMRYGRRRLDTTEAIEGALQAVLGDDAAARCQPAGYVGTTAILACRSNASAQIVAMYLPQIMDDVRRRVAHADVQELRLTVAPEYWAAV
- a CDS encoding DNA replication/repair protein RecF, which translates into the protein MHVVTLNLLNFRNYARLDLELPVGPLVVQGGNAQGKSNLLDAVHILATGRSMRGGPEAAWINVDAPDEAHFARIRAQVQGASGEERLELVVARTSAGGGVRRRVRIGGAARRLADLPGRLQAVSFAPADLTLLTGPPRERRRWLDMALAQLDRDYVSTLADYEVVLTRRNALLRRIRAGHGRPPELDFWDARLAPLAVQVVRRREDFVKAMQPLLAAEYAQITDDPSLAVSYAATATAADPSEHVEALRQARTGDVERGVTSLGPHRDDLALHLGTHLLASFGSRGQLRLAGVALKLAQFELAQRRTGERPVLLLDDVAAELDPHHRRLLLERLTPSAQTIVTTADPAGLDAALLDRAAHLVVERGCIRATHGPA
- a CDS encoding polysaccharide deacetylase family protein; amino-acid sequence: MTDDRDDAQAHVERWRGLSGIPVEAAFLHAYRSAGAARELGYPLTPGVFLDDSLLQYFTHGRLESPGRSRPWPVGVPRRTNLGEHMARALAGAEAAPESLGVFEAALETPELRAGAGASVGAPITWRGAPTRLFQREIVRLMPVSPGTRRPVRGNLGELFVGLTVDERARGEGGPSPIDRPVIPAPEPVVAPVLTYHHTRGADAFREHLTALLNEGLEPISFDHLVAAIEGWASLPPRAFALTFDDGWVGQYHDALPVLIELRVPATFFVLPGFDRHGQGHMTIDQMREVRAAGMTVGSHTLNHARLPSLIRQNLGAAQAEVVLSRADLERDVDGVDYFAYPNGLYDDDVIQLVRDSGYRAAVTTVAGMVHSLDRRFELRRVAADAWGSLAVTRRAIRQAAAIEGVESPI
- a CDS encoding MtaA/CmuA family methyltransferase → MTATDSAATMTGRERYVNALLGKPTDAIAVGSPTSLATYEQMRLLGIEWPDAHYSAEAVAMLAERSYTDLGFDTIAPYFCIIMGAAALGATIDWGSDPWEFDKSSGKIITGPRMPAVKPPPPWVTPDDIEIPDDFLERRESRAIIDAIKILRADHPDAGIVGKVMGPWTLAYHMFGPQEFLINVILDPDYVHQVLDRLRHVSVMFANAQLEAGADVITLADHSTGDLVRAETYRDYLLPVHQKITPLIEGPVILHCCGKTIDRMPYITEAGFEAFHFATENNPHEAKKTVGEYKLVGNASNFITLLTGRPEDVAVEIEDLLAAGVDIIAPECAVPPQVPDANLRAVVAAARGQFEPDPAVTDATNMADDYRAQVAAQSGALPS